A single Paenibacillus kribbensis DNA region contains:
- a CDS encoding TetR family transcriptional regulator — protein MSLEHQQNLGLRERKKAKTIASIQMHALRLFSELGYNETTVEQIAEAAEISPSTFFRYFSSKEDVIITDNYDPLLISAFEDQPSHLTPLQAVRNAMLSTTSDMSGDEMSTTRERNQLVMSVPELRAATLNNLTDTMHMIAEMVAKRVGRDPGDLQIRTFAGAVIGVNISVMLHYAENPNENFSELLSEALNLLETGLPL, from the coding sequence ATGTCACTAGAACACCAGCAAAATCTCGGGCTGAGGGAGCGGAAAAAAGCAAAAACCATTGCATCCATTCAAATGCATGCACTACGCCTCTTCAGCGAACTGGGATATAACGAAACTACTGTGGAACAGATTGCGGAAGCAGCGGAAATTTCACCAAGTACTTTTTTTCGCTATTTTTCGAGCAAGGAGGATGTGATTATTACGGATAACTACGATCCCCTTCTTATATCAGCATTTGAGGATCAGCCATCTCATTTAACTCCACTTCAAGCAGTACGTAATGCTATGTTATCAACAACGTCTGACATGTCAGGCGACGAGATGTCCACGACCCGTGAGCGTAACCAACTCGTGATGTCAGTACCGGAGCTCCGGGCTGCAACCTTGAATAACTTGACTGATACGATGCATATGATAGCCGAAATGGTTGCCAAACGGGTAGGACGAGATCCGGGAGATTTGCAGATTCGGACTTTCGCAGGTGCTGTCATAGGTGTTAACATATCTGTTATGTTGCATTATGCGGAAAATCCCAATGAAAATTTTTCTGAATTATTATCTGAAGCATTAAACCTCTTGGAGACAGGTCTTCCGCTATAA
- a CDS encoding condensation domain-containing protein: MQTFENLQQNDIAIIGISGILASNSTIDQLWDHQKEGKAFIKNLSEKRQQDTNSYLNWIMGKEPNKAISFARQAFLDSVDYFDYPFFSISFEEACMIDPSLRLLLQVVWHTLEDAGYAGDTLYGTRTGVFYGESDLPEYSYAQMVADVNPVLGGSCVTENLSSLIPSRIAYIMDWHGPTVVTNASDASSLVAVHQACQSIRAGECEQALIGTSRINLFPIQSGDTQVDYGEGVMAILIKSLNKAMLDGDHIHAVIKGSSTNHHGRVRDSGTYKDLLVQAWKNASIDPSTISFIETHSIEDNLEYVREREGIQSAFSHLMGTQKQLLLGSIKSSIGQLHHASGLAGLLQAVMALKYKELPSATYKQWRDVSITPGDPAVCYSDVIHLSTQKEVLRCGVSSFARGGANCHVILESFLKVPSEEKSEEWEMLALSAQSKSSLLELMNRYKEWMIQSEGYRLGDLCYTSNAGRKHFRYRLAIIASNKGELLDKLTASCTTNLELSEVSAVYYSELDNHQPVIEKVTETCLKKYEEREKAMNELGQLYAQGAELDWDEIYKNCDYQKISLPVYPFAKLRCWIDSSAPVSNNIGTERENREEIILELFKKYLGFSHIKLADNFYELGGDSITAIKIVNELNAVLHTDLKDVDVLKNPSVAQLTELLRNTEGMIHGSISTIKKHPPQPFYPLSSDQSRIFVMMQYNPDFTMYNKPLALVVDGNMDFNRLQMAIDRIVRRHEALRTSFDVMDGEPIQIVHDDARIELEMYPSILEEDELEVMMKKFTYPFNWRIAPLVRGTLVQLTNDKQALVFDFHHLISDGTSLLIFFKELVHFYKSNQELEPPTVQFRDYVVWQNERKYSPEQERMRQFWISKCAAPIPQLNLPADFERPAHKTYQGSQICLRMNSELAESVYRFAKETDSTIYVVLLAAYHLLLEKKTGQNDIIIGSVSQGRPHRDVDPVIGMFVHTIIMRNCSSKEITFHEFINQVRTNTLQSFEHQDYPFEDLVAMLQLNRDRSRNPLFDAAFILHNMYTSLRSPDFYEMYNYPFHNGVSLVDLALEVHETEGGLSCNWEYCTSLFQQETVQALGEEFMDILAQLIHQPDIPLGKHSCLHKNVNIVEDVEFLF; encoded by the coding sequence ATGCAAACTTTCGAAAATCTTCAACAAAATGATATCGCTATTATAGGCATATCTGGGATACTTGCTTCCAATTCTACAATTGATCAGCTCTGGGATCATCAAAAAGAGGGGAAAGCGTTTATCAAAAATTTATCAGAAAAACGGCAGCAGGATACGAATTCCTATTTGAATTGGATCATGGGGAAAGAGCCAAACAAAGCGATTTCATTTGCACGCCAAGCCTTTTTGGATAGTGTTGATTATTTTGATTACCCTTTTTTCTCCATCTCTTTTGAAGAGGCATGTATGATAGACCCTTCTCTTCGTTTGTTGCTGCAAGTAGTATGGCATACGCTGGAAGATGCGGGGTACGCTGGCGATACATTGTATGGAACCAGAACAGGTGTATTTTACGGAGAAAGTGATCTGCCGGAATATTCATATGCTCAGATGGTCGCCGATGTGAATCCAGTGCTAGGTGGTTCATGTGTTACAGAGAATTTATCTTCGTTAATTCCAAGTCGGATCGCTTATATCATGGATTGGCACGGCCCCACTGTAGTAACCAACGCTTCCGATGCTTCATCATTAGTTGCAGTACATCAGGCTTGCCAATCAATACGGGCGGGAGAATGTGAACAAGCACTAATAGGGACGTCCCGTATTAATTTGTTTCCAATACAATCAGGTGACACTCAAGTAGATTATGGAGAAGGAGTTATGGCAATCCTGATCAAGTCCTTAAACAAGGCGATGCTGGACGGAGATCACATTCATGCTGTTATAAAGGGCTCGTCGACGAATCATCATGGACGGGTACGTGATAGCGGTACATATAAGGATTTGCTTGTACAAGCATGGAAAAATGCAAGTATCGATCCTTCAACCATTTCATTTATAGAAACACATAGCATTGAAGATAACCTGGAATACGTCAGGGAAAGAGAGGGAATACAGTCTGCATTTTCACATTTGATGGGAACACAGAAACAGCTCCTCTTGGGGTCTATAAAATCTTCTATAGGACAGTTGCATCATGCTTCTGGTCTGGCAGGGCTATTGCAAGCTGTTATGGCCTTGAAATATAAGGAGCTTCCATCAGCAACATACAAGCAATGGAGAGATGTTAGTATCACTCCTGGTGATCCTGCTGTATGTTATAGCGATGTTATCCATCTTTCGACACAAAAAGAAGTTTTGCGGTGCGGAGTCAGTTCCTTTGCTAGAGGAGGGGCCAACTGTCATGTCATTTTAGAAAGTTTTTTAAAGGTCCCTTCAGAGGAAAAAAGCGAAGAATGGGAGATGCTGGCTCTATCGGCTCAGAGCAAATCAAGTTTGCTGGAGTTAATGAACCGTTACAAAGAGTGGATGATTCAATCTGAAGGATACCGGTTAGGTGATTTATGTTATACCTCAAATGCTGGTCGCAAACACTTTCGATATCGATTGGCTATTATAGCTTCGAATAAAGGGGAGCTGTTGGATAAACTGACAGCATCATGTACAACAAATTTGGAACTGTCGGAGGTATCAGCGGTATATTATAGCGAGTTGGACAATCACCAACCAGTCATTGAGAAAGTAACGGAAACATGCCTGAAGAAATATGAAGAGCGTGAAAAAGCGATGAACGAGCTTGGTCAGTTGTATGCACAAGGGGCAGAGCTGGATTGGGATGAAATATACAAAAATTGTGATTATCAAAAGATCAGCCTGCCTGTATATCCATTTGCAAAGCTGCGTTGTTGGATAGATTCGTCGGCGCCAGTCTCAAATAATATTGGCACTGAAAGGGAGAACAGAGAGGAAATCATATTAGAGTTATTTAAAAAATACCTTGGCTTCTCTCATATAAAATTGGCAGATAATTTTTATGAATTAGGTGGAGATTCTATTACAGCTATCAAGATTGTGAATGAATTGAATGCTGTATTGCATACCGATCTAAAAGATGTGGATGTGCTTAAAAACCCGTCTGTTGCACAGCTGACTGAATTGTTGCGGAATACTGAAGGGATGATACATGGTTCAATCAGCACCATAAAAAAGCACCCCCCCCAACCTTTTTATCCGTTATCGTCTGATCAAAGCAGGATATTTGTAATGATGCAGTATAATCCTGATTTTACGATGTATAACAAGCCTTTGGCACTTGTTGTGGATGGGAACATGGATTTTAACAGGCTGCAAATGGCAATCGATCGAATTGTGAGAAGACATGAGGCGTTACGGACATCATTTGATGTTATGGATGGAGAGCCGATCCAAATTGTTCATGATGATGCGAGAATAGAATTGGAAATGTATCCTTCAATATTAGAGGAAGATGAATTGGAAGTGATGATGAAAAAATTCACGTACCCGTTTAATTGGAGAATAGCGCCTTTGGTAAGAGGAACTCTAGTTCAATTAACAAATGACAAACAAGCTCTGGTTTTTGATTTCCATCATCTAATCTCGGACGGCACTTCGCTATTGATTTTTTTCAAAGAGCTAGTCCACTTCTATAAATCAAATCAGGAGCTGGAGCCACCTACAGTTCAATTTAGAGATTATGTGGTATGGCAAAATGAACGAAAATATTCTCCAGAGCAGGAACGGATGCGGCAATTTTGGATATCCAAATGCGCTGCACCGATCCCTCAATTGAATTTGCCTGCAGATTTTGAAAGACCAGCCCATAAAACCTATCAAGGCTCACAAATCTGTTTGCGAATGAATTCAGAGTTAGCAGAGAGCGTATATCGTTTTGCTAAGGAAACAGACTCAACGATATATGTTGTGCTGCTCGCCGCCTATCATTTACTGCTAGAGAAAAAGACTGGACAAAACGACATTATCATTGGCTCTGTATCACAGGGAAGGCCTCACAGAGATGTAGACCCTGTAATTGGTATGTTTGTTCATACCATAATCATGCGTAACTGTTCCAGCAAAGAGATCACGTTTCATGAATTTATCAATCAGGTTAGGACCAATACGCTGCAAAGTTTTGAGCATCAAGACTACCCGTTTGAAGATTTGGTGGCTATGTTACAGCTGAATAGAGATAGAAGCCGTAATCCTTTATTTGATGCGGCATTTATTTTGCATAACATGTATACATCTCTGAGAAGTCCAGATTTTTATGAAATGTATAATTATCCGTTTCATAATGGAGTTTCACTGGTCGATCTTGCTTTGGAAGTGCATGAGACTGAAGGGGGACTTTCTTGTAACTGGGAGTATTGCACTTCGTTGTTCCAGCAAGAAACCGTGCAAGCATTAGGAGAGGAATTCATGGATATCTTGGCACAGCTAATCCACCAACCGGATATTCCACTTGGTAAGCATTCTTGCCTTCACAAAAATGTGAACATTGTAGAAGATGTTGAGTTCTTGTTTTAG
- the loaP gene encoding antiterminator LoaP — MSWYVLHVETGQENVVRAMIRKFYNPSSMYAIVPKRRLLEKRQGHIYEVCRTMFPGYVFVNTEMNAKTYNDLRRIPKCYRLLNSFNHRYHQTESKEIKVDVGDRIESYSFSEIDDEEMRPILQLIDNDEVIGYSSLYLRNARAVVCDGPLTGEEGRIKKIDARKKRARIILRLNGVEKCIDVGIKIVSVSENAQDEQHSKKSE; from the coding sequence ATGAGCTGGTATGTGCTGCATGTCGAAACCGGACAAGAAAATGTGGTTCGAGCGATGATACGTAAATTCTACAATCCGTCGTCAATGTATGCGATAGTTCCCAAACGTAGGCTGTTAGAAAAAAGACAGGGTCATATTTATGAAGTTTGTCGAACGATGTTTCCAGGTTATGTATTTGTGAATACAGAGATGAATGCTAAAACATATAATGATCTTAGGCGGATTCCTAAATGCTATAGGCTTCTAAATAGCTTTAACCATCGTTATCATCAAACTGAGTCTAAAGAAATAAAAGTGGACGTAGGAGATAGAATTGAATCCTATTCATTCTCAGAGATTGACGACGAAGAAATGAGACCGATCCTCCAACTTATCGATAATGATGAAGTTATAGGATATTCGTCTTTGTATCTAAGGAATGCAAGGGCAGTTGTATGTGATGGCCCGCTGACAGGTGAGGAAGGAAGAATAAAAAAGATTGATGCGCGGAAAAAAAGAGCGAGAATTATCTTGAGGCTGAATGGTGTAGAAAAATGCATTGATGTGGGAATTAAGATTGTTTCAGTATCGGAAAATGCCCAAGATGAACAGCACTCCAAAAAATCAGAGTGA
- a CDS encoding non-ribosomal peptide synthetase has translation MEIISKEEIKQPSNQVGLDFWSRTLDKRMDITGFPHDHTGQESRSKKALNTRLFSDEVQTRLYEMTRQSHLGVFMILVSGIKYLLSRYTGLRDIVVGAPALKMENGETNDSSWVLLRSKLIPDMTIRDWINTMKETMTQAFQHQYVSFHDIAQRAGIIYSDDTKPQIKTLVLFGTIQSRESIDEIHSEIIFDFDMIEGVLSLTIKYSPQLFSAATIEHLTDALFLYYACILKDTKTILEKLELLSENERHQILYQFNKPLELQSSAACTFQQLFNEQVQIQPEKTALIFEHQEWTYQELNDRADRLALDLVKKYQLLPEEAVAVYMHRSPYVYIAMLAIWKASGVFIPIDPAVPLERVTDILREGNVRIALTTAANKQALQGIKLKCGFLESVFCIDTDDLGVMAAEPLSMISSGGSLAYIIFTSGSTGKPKGVEIEHHSVVRFLHAIDEVIAPVSPQVILNAASIAFDLFISEALYGLFKGIQVVIANEREHIDSAELGRLVEEHHIDVMMITPSRLQLMMLHKESAKALRRIKMFLIGGQELKIGFLREIQQMTKAYIVNVYGPTEATCLATSAVLNGASQVTIGRPLDHYRCYIVDEQNRLQLIGAVGELVIAGTGVARGYVNNPRLTEEKFIEDLLYEGQRMYKTGDLARWLPTGEIQYLGRIDSQVKIRGYRIETSDVETALISHPDIREAVVLVNPGPNGVGELVAYLIGDQKLSFNVLYDFLKLKLPEYMVPVRYAQVSALPLTVNGKIDKSALASMDQLNLSGATLYRAPMNDVQRVLVEVWQQLLGVERIGIDDNFFQVGGTSLTGVKMVALLSDRYTISINDLFDYPTIAQLSLHVVEHAGYFHHLLEVMKPSAIHSDVDMVASLASREEALQTYLAKVEAWRDRDLTLQKSYKHILLTGGTGFLGTHLLQELLNRSNARITLLIRGESRTISEEYLKERLQFYSLEGHDEMRRARVSVVCGDVTLLNLGLESTEYENLAEDVDCIIHTASLTRHYGTAAEFEKVNIDGTRHILHFAAFKNIKDIHFTSNMSIGTGSNIQLFDEYIEEAGPIRADINNHFLRSKMEAEALLRTARDRGLSCTIYRLNSLNNNTQTGKFMVNKESNAFYSFVNAMNGIGLFPDLHEPILDMTGVDQAANAIVTLFDRPALYNQNHHVFNPHRISWGQLGRELQAINRKIELVDYELFIRIITQKFNDLSTRKEVINVILNLFLLRNTEWLNYLRVCDRTELILNRLGFEWGTIGQQQIECYLS, from the coding sequence ATGGAGATTATTTCTAAAGAAGAAATAAAACAACCTTCAAATCAAGTTGGCTTGGACTTTTGGAGTCGTACTTTGGATAAAAGAATGGACATTACTGGGTTTCCTCATGATCATACTGGACAAGAGTCGAGATCGAAAAAAGCTTTAAATACTCGTCTATTTTCTGACGAAGTTCAGACTAGATTATATGAGATGACCCGTCAATCCCATTTGGGTGTATTTATGATTTTGGTATCCGGCATAAAGTATTTGTTATCCCGGTATACCGGACTGCGAGACATAGTTGTGGGGGCACCCGCTCTAAAAATGGAGAATGGTGAGACAAATGATAGCTCGTGGGTTTTGCTTCGTAGCAAGCTTATCCCGGATATGACGATCCGCGATTGGATCAATACGATGAAGGAAACAATGACACAAGCATTTCAGCATCAGTATGTATCGTTTCACGATATAGCACAGCGAGCAGGAATTATATATTCTGATGACACCAAGCCGCAGATAAAAACACTTGTGCTATTCGGTACCATTCAGTCAAGGGAAAGTATAGATGAAATTCATTCGGAGATCATTTTTGACTTTGATATGATAGAGGGAGTATTATCCTTGACAATTAAGTACTCTCCCCAATTGTTTTCTGCCGCTACGATAGAGCATCTGACAGATGCATTGTTTCTGTACTATGCCTGCATATTGAAAGATACGAAAACAATCCTGGAAAAGCTTGAACTGCTTTCTGAGAATGAGCGTCATCAGATACTCTATCAATTTAACAAGCCGCTGGAATTACAATCCAGTGCTGCTTGCACATTTCAACAATTATTCAATGAGCAGGTTCAAATACAGCCTGAGAAAACAGCTTTAATTTTTGAACACCAAGAATGGACCTATCAAGAGCTCAATGATCGGGCTGATCGTTTGGCTCTTGATCTCGTAAAAAAATATCAACTGCTCCCAGAAGAAGCAGTTGCCGTATACATGCATAGATCACCTTATGTATATATAGCCATGTTAGCGATTTGGAAGGCAAGTGGTGTATTTATTCCTATTGACCCGGCTGTTCCATTGGAACGTGTGACAGACATTCTTCGGGAAGGGAATGTACGTATTGCACTAACAACAGCTGCTAACAAGCAAGCTTTACAGGGAATTAAGCTGAAATGTGGATTTCTGGAAAGTGTTTTCTGCATAGATACAGATGATCTTGGTGTCATGGCAGCAGAGCCTTTATCAATGATTAGCTCCGGTGGATCACTAGCCTATATCATTTTTACATCTGGATCAACCGGGAAACCCAAGGGGGTTGAAATTGAGCATCATTCTGTCGTCCGTTTCCTACATGCTATCGATGAAGTAATTGCTCCTGTTTCACCTCAAGTTATTCTTAATGCTGCGAGCATAGCCTTTGATTTATTTATATCCGAAGCCCTGTATGGTCTTTTTAAGGGAATTCAAGTCGTTATTGCCAATGAACGAGAACACATAGATTCTGCTGAGTTGGGGCGTTTGGTAGAAGAACATCATATCGATGTCATGATGATTACACCTTCGCGATTGCAACTGATGATGCTTCACAAGGAGTCTGCGAAAGCACTGCGGCGTATCAAAATGTTTCTTATTGGTGGCCAAGAATTGAAGATAGGTTTTTTGCGTGAGATTCAGCAAATGACCAAAGCTTATATTGTGAATGTCTATGGACCAACGGAAGCGACGTGTTTGGCTACATCAGCTGTATTGAATGGGGCTTCTCAAGTCACGATTGGTCGCCCATTGGATCATTATAGATGCTACATTGTAGATGAACAGAATCGTTTGCAGCTAATCGGTGCAGTTGGCGAATTGGTAATAGCCGGAACCGGGGTGGCACGGGGATATGTGAACAACCCGAGATTGACCGAGGAGAAATTCATTGAAGACCTGCTGTATGAGGGACAAAGAATGTACAAGACAGGCGATTTGGCACGTTGGTTGCCCACAGGGGAGATTCAGTATCTGGGACGGATTGATAGTCAGGTCAAAATAAGAGGATACCGCATTGAAACCAGTGATGTTGAAACCGCTTTAATCTCTCACCCAGATATTCGTGAGGCAGTTGTGCTTGTTAATCCAGGACCTAATGGTGTTGGGGAACTGGTCGCTTATTTGATTGGCGATCAAAAATTGAGCTTCAACGTTCTATACGACTTTTTGAAGCTGAAGCTACCTGAATATATGGTTCCGGTGCGCTATGCTCAGGTATCTGCTCTGCCCTTGACGGTAAATGGAAAAATTGATAAATCTGCTTTGGCAAGCATGGATCAACTGAATCTATCTGGAGCTACACTTTACCGGGCGCCCATGAATGATGTCCAGAGAGTTTTGGTTGAAGTATGGCAGCAATTGCTTGGAGTTGAACGGATAGGAATCGATGATAATTTTTTTCAAGTTGGAGGAACTTCCTTGACCGGGGTCAAAATGGTTGCACTGCTGAGTGACAGATACACTATCTCCATTAACGACTTATTTGATTATCCGACCATCGCTCAACTGTCTCTTCACGTGGTTGAACATGCAGGGTATTTTCATCATTTGCTTGAGGTGATGAAGCCTTCAGCCATTCATTCGGATGTGGATATGGTTGCGTCACTCGCATCAAGAGAAGAGGCGCTACAGACATACCTAGCAAAAGTGGAGGCTTGGCGAGATCGAGATCTCACGCTGCAAAAGTCCTACAAGCATATTCTATTAACAGGTGGTACAGGTTTTTTGGGTACACATCTTCTACAGGAGCTTCTTAACAGATCGAATGCCCGAATTACACTTCTGATAAGAGGAGAGTCTCGAACAATATCAGAGGAATACCTCAAAGAGAGACTACAGTTCTATTCGTTAGAAGGACATGATGAAATGAGAAGGGCAAGAGTATCTGTAGTTTGTGGAGATGTAACACTATTAAACCTGGGATTGGAATCCACAGAATATGAGAATTTGGCTGAGGACGTGGATTGTATCATTCATACGGCATCACTGACAAGACATTACGGCACAGCAGCGGAATTTGAAAAAGTGAACATCGATGGTACTCGACACATACTTCATTTTGCTGCATTCAAGAATATCAAGGACATTCACTTTACGTCCAATATGAGCATCGGTACGGGAAGTAATATTCAGTTGTTTGACGAGTATATTGAAGAGGCTGGGCCTATTCGAGCGGATATTAATAACCACTTTCTGAGAAGTAAAATGGAAGCTGAAGCACTGTTGCGGACCGCTAGAGACAGAGGACTGAGTTGTACAATCTATCGTTTAAATTCTCTTAATAATAATACTCAAACAGGAAAGTTTATGGTTAACAAGGAGAGCAACGCATTTTATTCTTTTGTAAATGCAATGAATGGCATCGGTCTGTTTCCAGATTTGCATGAACCAATATTGGATATGACAGGTGTGGATCAAGCTGCCAATGCTATTGTTACTCTATTCGACCGGCCTGCTCTGTATAATCAAAACCATCATGTATTTAATCCTCATCGAATCAGCTGGGGACAGTTGGGGAGAGAACTACAAGCTATCAATAGAAAAATAGAACTGGTCGACTACGAATTATTTATACGTATCATAACTCAAAAGTTTAATGACCTTTCTACTCGCAAAGAAGTCATAAATGTCATTCTTAATCTTTTTTTACTCCGCAATACTGAATGGTTGAATTATTTACGTGTATGCGACCGAACAGAACTCATACTTAACCGTCTTGGATTTGAGTGGGGGACTATCGGGCAGCAACAGATCGAATGCTATCTTAGCTGA
- a CDS encoding PEP/pyruvate-binding domain-containing protein, translating into MGNEIKWFAEITPELQKWAGGKGGMLARMLQAGYPIPDGFIVFPQAFKGERLEKKTWKEIIRYLEKLRKDHPNASFAVRSSALSEDSAVASFAGEFESVLEVETNDDVLKALDVVHYSQYSERVQAYSAVKGIEEAHQMAVVVQIMVPSEISGVLFTVEPITGNRSAMSGNLVFGLGEQLVSGEGNAHAFSLFKPSGRYEGPKELLPYVRKLYRYASRLEKEMGEPQDIEWGIANGKLFFLQARPVTTLSPGNMDTFEWNDSLTGDFLWTNTNVGESISDVVTPLSWSIIRALDEEHNVIPGHYLMSGNICGRVYSNVSVSLSAFLAFGWNKKSLLKKMSNVFGEIPDEIQIPVYPFSKKELIKIMLPKMLYAFKQSRKAMKLIPQHIKKTAAWCIQTEELIRNTQSKDELIALWNEQLWFKNIEAMWIALEGPSSKMQNFVRWKEKLEKWIGRDDTSVLLSNLRGSKGLASLGPVVGISSVVKGEMSQEDYLLEYGHRGPHEFELSMPDPRENPDWLEKQIKEAKKSGMSVDDLLYKQREQNEIVWTRLEQRFPYKIKKLKRIIAKISEGPHLREAVRSEWTRVFRLNRSFALKAGEFMGIGEDVFFLYIDEILNWLAGGSQDMECISIRRMNYLKYKQLPPLPSIIRGRFEPLKWLEDPNRRVDYYDPYIPLDISTNSEIIEGVAGAAGRIEGTVRVLRHPEDGHQLLPGEILVTSTTNVGWTPLFPKAAAIVTDIGAPLSHAAIVARELGIPAVVGCGNATTRMKTGDKVIVDGGQGIVQMR; encoded by the coding sequence ATGGGAAATGAAATAAAATGGTTTGCAGAAATAACTCCCGAACTTCAGAAATGGGCCGGAGGCAAAGGGGGGATGCTTGCTAGGATGCTTCAGGCTGGCTATCCGATTCCTGACGGTTTTATTGTTTTTCCACAGGCATTCAAAGGGGAGAGGCTTGAGAAAAAGACATGGAAAGAAATTATAAGGTATTTGGAAAAGCTACGCAAGGATCACCCTAATGCTTCCTTTGCAGTAAGGTCTTCAGCCTTGAGCGAGGATTCTGCTGTAGCTTCTTTTGCAGGAGAGTTTGAAAGTGTCCTGGAAGTAGAAACGAATGACGACGTTCTGAAAGCCCTGGATGTGGTTCACTATTCTCAATACAGTGAGAGAGTGCAGGCATATAGTGCGGTTAAGGGTATTGAAGAAGCTCACCAAATGGCGGTTGTAGTCCAAATAATGGTTCCTTCTGAAATTTCGGGCGTTCTTTTCACAGTTGAGCCTATTACGGGCAATCGTTCTGCAATGTCTGGAAATCTTGTATTTGGATTAGGAGAGCAACTGGTATCCGGTGAAGGGAATGCTCATGCTTTCTCCTTATTCAAACCTTCTGGTCGATATGAAGGACCGAAAGAGCTACTTCCATATGTCCGAAAGTTATATCGATATGCTTCTCGCCTGGAAAAAGAAATGGGAGAGCCACAGGATATTGAGTGGGGCATTGCCAATGGAAAACTCTTTTTTTTACAAGCACGACCTGTTACCACCTTAAGCCCCGGAAATATGGATACATTTGAATGGAATGATTCTTTAACAGGCGATTTTCTCTGGACGAATACAAATGTGGGTGAATCCATTTCAGACGTTGTTACTCCCTTAAGCTGGTCCATTATTCGTGCCTTGGATGAAGAACATAATGTGATCCCCGGCCATTATTTAATGTCTGGTAATATTTGTGGAAGAGTATACTCCAATGTGAGCGTATCATTATCCGCTTTTTTGGCATTTGGATGGAATAAAAAGTCATTATTAAAAAAAATGAGCAATGTTTTCGGGGAAATTCCTGATGAAATCCAAATTCCTGTATACCCGTTTTCTAAAAAAGAACTTATCAAAATAATGCTCCCCAAAATGCTGTATGCTTTTAAACAGAGCCGAAAAGCTATGAAGTTAATACCGCAGCACATAAAAAAAACAGCAGCCTGGTGCATTCAAACTGAAGAGTTAATTCGTAATACTCAGTCCAAAGATGAGTTGATAGCATTATGGAATGAGCAGCTTTGGTTTAAGAATATTGAAGCGATGTGGATTGCATTGGAAGGCCCCAGTAGTAAAATGCAAAATTTTGTTCGATGGAAAGAAAAGTTGGAGAAATGGATTGGGCGTGATGATACCAGTGTGCTTCTATCTAACCTGAGAGGATCTAAAGGTTTGGCGAGCTTGGGACCCGTTGTTGGTATATCTTCAGTAGTGAAAGGTGAAATGAGCCAGGAGGACTATCTGTTGGAATATGGGCATCGAGGGCCGCATGAGTTTGAGCTATCGATGCCTGATCCAAGAGAGAACCCTGATTGGCTGGAAAAGCAGATCAAAGAAGCGAAGAAATCCGGCATGAGTGTAGACGACTTATTGTATAAGCAACGTGAACAAAATGAAATCGTATGGACAAGATTAGAACAGCGTTTTCCATACAAGATAAAGAAGTTGAAGCGTATAATAGCAAAAATTTCTGAAGGACCGCACTTAAGGGAAGCTGTACGTTCAGAATGGACACGTGTGTTCAGATTAAATCGCTCTTTCGCGCTGAAAGCAGGAGAGTTTATGGGTATAGGAGAAGATGTGTTTTTTCTGTATATAGATGAAATATTGAATTGGCTTGCAGGAGGAAGTCAAGATATGGAGTGTATTTCGATCAGAAGAATGAACTATTTAAAATATAAGCAATTGCCTCCGTTACCCTCGATTATACGTGGGCGCTTTGAACCTTTAAAATGGCTGGAGGATCCGAATCGCAGAGTAGATTATTATGATCCATATATACCATTAGATATTTCGACCAATTCCGAAATCATTGAAGGAGTTGCAGGAGCGGCAGGCAGAATCGAGGGAACTGTGCGTGTTCTCAGGCATCCAGAGGATGGGCACCAGCTTCTTCCTGGTGAAATCTTGGTGACCTCGACGACGAATGTAGGCTGGACTCCGCTTTTTCCAAAAGCAGCTGCGATTGTAACAGATATCGGAGCACCGCTATCCCATGCTGCTATTGTAGCCAGAGAACTAGGCATTCCAGCTGTTGTAGGATGTGGAAATGCTACCACAAGGATGAAAACTGGTGACAAGGTTATTGTTGACGGTGGGCAGGGAATTGTACAAATGAGGTAA